From Erigeron canadensis isolate Cc75 chromosome 8, C_canadensis_v1, whole genome shotgun sequence, one genomic window encodes:
- the LOC122610105 gene encoding AT-rich interactive domain-containing protein 5-like, translating into MLPEEDKPSDENGIKSGTGGDVSHSPAGSGNKEELMTMSMKPAKREDEDDVAEDDDDDDVADERIKKKKSFSFLLQGNGGNSNSNEEEDECGTEEEQALFIKELEAFHKQRGLDFRPPKFYGEYLNLLRLWRSVIRLGGYDYVTSCKVWRTIGDAFKPPKTCTTVSWTFRCFYEKALLEYERYKMSMGELPFNDASCAEPVSSEKLISQIQTTGSGRARRDAAARAMQGWHSQRLLGNGEVGDPIIKDKTSSSMMKRDKQSIGLLKRKKPSPVERAVKVARMKALLPQLDNTVVDVGPPADWVKINVQRTKDCFEVYALVPGLLREEVRVQSDPAGRLVISGQPEQLDNPWGVSSFKKVVSLPSRIDPHQTSAVVTLHGQLFVRVPFEQSSL; encoded by the exons ATGTTACCTGAAGAAGACAAACCTAGCGACGAGAACGGAATAAAATCCGGCACCGGCGGCGACGTATCTCATTCTCCGGCAGGAAGTGGTAACAAAGAAGAACTGATGACGATGTCGATGAAACCAGCAAAAAGGGAGGATGAAGATGACGTGGCAGAGGATGACGACGACGATGACGTGGCAGAcgaaagaataaaaaagaagaaatctttttcatttttgttgcaGGGGAATGGGGGGAATAGTAATagtaatgaagaagaagatgaatgtGGGACCGAAGAAGAACAAGCTTTGTttataaaagaacttgaagctTTTCATAAACAGAGGGGTTTGGATTTTAGACCTCCTAAGTTTTATGGAGAATATTTAAATTTACTTAG GTTATGGAGATCGGTTATAAGGCTCGGTGGCTACGATTAT GTGACCTCATGCAAGGTGTGGCGAACAATAGGAGATGCTTTTAAACCCCCGAA GACATGTACTACTGTCTCATGGACATTCCGGTGTTTTTATGAGAAG GCATTGCTTGAATACGAGAGATATAAGATGAGCATGGGGGAGCTGCCTTTTAATGATGCTTCTTGTGCAGAACCCGTTTCTAGTGAAAAACTG ATCAGTCAAATTCAAACTACTGGATCAGGAAGGGCCAGGCGAGATGCAGCGGCTCGAGCAATGCAGGGTTGGCATTCTCAGCGTCTTCTTGGTAATGGCGAGGTTGGGGATCCAATCATCAAG GATAAGACTTCAAGTTCAATGATGAAGAGAGACAAGCAAAGCATTG GTTTACTGAAGCGTAAGAAGCCATCTCCAGTTGAACGTGCTGTTAAAGTTGCACGCATGAAAGCTTTATTACCACA ATTGGACAACACGGTTGTGGATGTTGGCCCCCCTGCTGATTGGGTGAAGATTAATGTGCAGAGAACT AAGGATTGCTTTGAGGTGTATGCTTTGGTTCCTGGGCTTTTGCGTGAAGAG GTTCGGGTACAATCTGATCCAGCTGGTCGCCTGGTTATATCTGGTCAACCAGAGCAGCTTGACAATCCTTGGGGTGTTTCTTCCTTTAAAAAG GTTGTGAGTCTGCCTTCAAGAATTGATCCTCATCAAACCTCAGCTGTTGTAACTCTGCATGGTCAATTGTTCGTGAGGGTGCCGTTTGAGCAGTCAAGCCTTTAG